From Dasypus novemcinctus isolate mDasNov1 chromosome 8, mDasNov1.1.hap2, whole genome shotgun sequence, the proteins below share one genomic window:
- the NOL6 gene encoding nucleolar protein 6 isoform X2 produces the protein MEPALEGTCEEEKTACSRKRIMAGLPVEGLLQPVKLSRAELYKEPTNEELNRLRETEILFHSSLLRLQIEELLKEVRLSEKKKERIDAFLREVNQRILRVPSTPETELIDQVWLPADIRVPLHQVPFTVKGCFHFLPPANITIVGSYLLGTCIRPDINVDVALTIPKEILQDKDGLNQRYFRKRALYLAHLAHHLAQDPLFGSVRFSYTNGCHLKPLLLLRPHGKSEHLVTVRLHPCPPPDFFRPCRLLPTKNNVRSAWYRGQGLPGDGSPEPPTPRYNSWVLQDTALESHMQLLSSVLGSAPGLKDGVALLKVWLRQRELDKGLGGFSGFLVSMLVAFLMSTRKIHTSMSGYQVLRSVLQFLATTDLTVNGISLCPRSDPSLPALADFHQAFPVVFLDSSGHLNLCADVTAATYHQVQHEARLSMALLDSKADDGFQLLLMTPKPMIRAFDHILHLRPLSRLQAACHRLKLWPELQDLGGDYVSAALGPLTTLLEQGLGSRLHLLAHSRPPVPEWKISQDPPKHKDSGVLTLGLLLWPEGLTSVLEMGPEADQPKAADFRQFWGSRSELRRFQDGAIREAVVWEAASMAQKRLIPHQVVTHLLALHADIPDTCVHYVGGLLEALIQGPKETSGTGEEALAVAVRCYDDLSHQLWGLEGLPLTVSAVQGAHPVLRYTEVFPPTPIRPAYSFYERLRDRASLLPRPDKPCPAYVEPMTVVCHLEGSGQWPQDAEAVRRVRAAFQLRLAELLSQQHGLQCRATALYTDVLKDGFVFRVRVAYQREPQILREMQSPEGLISLRDTPASLRLERDTRQLPLLTSALHGLQQQHPAFSGVARLAKRWVHAQLLGEGFTDESLDLVAASLFLHPEPFTPPSSPQVGFLRFLFLVSTFDWKNNPLIVNLNNELTGEEQVEIRSGFLAARTQLPVMVIVTPQDQKNSVWTQDGPSAQILQRLIVLAAEALPILEKQLMDPRGPGDIRTVFRPPLDIYDVLIRLAPRHIPRHRQAVDSPAASFCRGLLREPGPSPLMPVLAYDPPKLYLAQLREAFGDLALFFYDQHGGEVIGVLWKPTSFQPQPFKASSTKGRVMVSQGGEPMMVPNVEAILEDFAVLGEGLVRAVEARSERWTV, from the exons ATGGAGCCAGCTCTAGAAGGCACATGTGAGGAGGAAAAGACGGCATGTTCAAGGAAGCGAATAATGGCTGGACTTCCAGTGGAGGGCCTCCTGCAGCCTGTGAAGCTCAGCCGGGCAGAATTGTACAAGGAGCCTACCAATGAGGAGCTGAATCGCCTTCGGGAGACTGAGATCCTCTTCCATTCGAGCCTGCTTCGTTTACAG ATAGAGGAGCTACTGAAGGAAGTGAGGctgtcagaaaagaaaaaggagcgGATTGATGCCTTTCTAAGGGAGGTCAACCAGAGGATCCTGAGGGTACCGTCAACCCCTGAGACAGAG CTGATAGACCAGGTGTGGCTCCCTGCTGACATTCGAGTCCCCCTCCACCAAGTGCCCTTTACTGTGAAGGGCTGTTTCCACTTCCTGCCCCCAGCCAATATCACCATTGTAGGCAGCTACCTTCTGGGTACCTGCATCCGGCCGGACATCAATGTGGATGTGGCATTGACTATACCCAAG GAGATCCTACAAGATAAGGATGGGCTGAACCAGCGCTACTTCCGCAAACGTGCCCTCTACCTGGCCCACTTGGCTCACCACCTGGCCCAGGACCCCCTCTTTGGCAGCGTTCGCTTTTCCTACACCAATGGCTGCCACCTGAAACCTTTGCTGCTGCTGCGGCCACATG GGAAGAGTGAGCACCTGGTCACCGTACGTCTGCATCCATGTCCTCCACCTGACTTCTTCCGCCCCTGCCGCCTGCTGCCAACCAAGAACAATGTGCGCTCTGCCTGGTACCGAGGGCAGGGCCTTCCAGGGGATG GTAGcccagagccccccaccccccgctacAACTCATGGGTCCTGCAGGACACAGCCCTCGAGTCCCACATGCAGCTGCTGTCATCCGTGCTGGGCTCCGCCCCAGGGCTGAAGGACGGCGTGGCACTCCTGAAGGTCTGGCTGCGGCAGCGGGAGCTGGACAAG GGCCTGGGTGGATTCAGTGGTTTCCTTGTCTCCATGTTGGTTGCCTTCCTCATGTCCACACGCAAGATTCACACCTCCATGAGTGGATACCAGGTCCTGAGAAGCGTCTTGCAGTTTCTGG CCACCACAGATCTGACAGTCAATGGCATCAGTTTATGTCCCCGCTCAGATCCCTCTTTG CCGGCCCTGGCTGACTTCCACCAGGCTTTCCCTGTTGTCTTCCTGGATTCCTCAGGCCATCTCAACCTTTGTGCTGATGTCACGGCCGCCACTTACCATCAG GTGCAGCATGAAGCACGGCTGTCCATGGCATTGCTGGACAGCAAAGCTGATGATGGGTTCCAGCTGCTGTTGATGACTCCCAAACCCATGATCCGGGCTTTCGACCATATCCTGCA TCTTCGCCCACTGAGCCGCCTGCAGGCAGCATGTCACCGGCTGAAGCTGTGGCCAGAATTGCAGGACCTCGGTGGTGACTATGTCTCAGCTGCTTTGGGCCCACTAACCACCCTGCTGGAGCAGGGCCTGGGGTCCCGACTGCACCTTCTGGCCCACTCTCGGCCCCCAGTTCCAGAG TGGAAAATCAGCCAGGATCCGCCAAAGCACAAAGACTCCGGGGTTCTGACCCTGGGACTGCTCCTCTGGCCTGAGGGCCTGACCAGTGTCCTGGAGATGGGTCCTGAGGCCGACCAGCCCAAG GCTGCCGACTTCCGCCAGTTCTGGGGATCCCGCTCAGAGCTCCGGCGTTTCCAGGATGGAGCCATTCGGGAAGCTGTGGTCTGGGAGGCAGCTTCTATGGCCCAGAAGCGCCTTATTCCCCACCAGGTGGTCACCCACCTCCTGGCACT CCACGCTGACATCCCGGACACCTGTGTTCACTACGTGGGGGGCCTCCTGGAGGCATTGATCCAAGGCCCGAAGGAG actTCTGGCACAGGTGAGGAGGCCTTAGCAGTGGCAGTGCGTTGCTACGACGACCTGAGCCACCAGCTGTGGGGGCTGGAGGGTCTTCCACTGACCGTATCTGCCGTGCAGGGAGCTCACCCAGTGCTGCGCTACACAGAG GTTTTCCCACCAACCCCCATCCGGCCAGCCTACTCCTTCTACGAGCGCCTGCGAGATCGGGCCTCACTGTTGCCCCGGCCTGACAAGCCCTGCCCAGCCTATGTGGAGCCCATGACAG TGGTATGTCACCTGGAGGGCAGTGGTCAGTGGCCGCAGGATGCTGAGGCCGTGCGGCGGGTCCGAGCCGCCTTCCAGCTGCGCCTGGCAGAGCTGCTGTCACAGCAGCATGGGCTGCAGTGCCGTGCCACGGCCTTGTACACTGATGTCCTCAAG GATGGGTTCGTGTTCCGGGTACGTGTGGCTTATCAACGGGAGCCGCAGATCCTAAGGGAGATGCAGAGCCCTGAGGGGTTGATCTCACTGAGGGACACTCCTGCCTCCCTCCGCCTTGAGAGGGACACGAGGCAGTTGCCCCTGCTCACCAGCGCCCTGCATGG ACTCCAGCAGCAGCACCCAGCCTTCTCAGGTGTGGCTCGACTGGCCAAGCGGTGGGTACATGCCCAGCTTCTGGGTGAGGGGTTCACCGACGAGAGCTTGGACTTGGTGGCTGCTTCCCTGTTCCTGCACCCTGAGCCCTTCACCCCTCCCAG CTCCCCCCAGGTTGGCTTCCTTCGATTTCTCTTCCTGGTGTCAACCTTCGATTGGAAGAACAACCCCCTCATTGTCAACCTCAACAATGAGCTTACTG GAGAGGAGCAGGTGGAGATCCGCAGTGGCTTCCTCGCAGCGCGGACGCAGCTCCCTGTCATGGTCATTGTTACCCCCCAGGACCAAAAAAACTCTGTGTGGACACAGGATGGACCCTCAGCCCAG ATCCTGCAGCGGCTCATCGTCCTGGCAGCTGAAGCCCTGCCCATCCTAGAGAAGCAGCTAATGGATCCCCGGGGCCCTGGGGACATCAGG ACAGTGTTTCGGCCGCCCTTGGACATATATGATGTGCTGATCCGTCTGGCTCCCCGCCACATACCCCGGCACCGCCAGGCCGTGGACTCGCCGGCTGCCTCCTTCTGCCGTGGTCTGCTCCGTGAGCCTGGGCCCTCGCCCCTGATGCCTGTGCTGGCCTACGATCCTCCCAAGCTCTATCTGGCGCAGCTTAGG gaggcctTTGGGGATCTGGCCCTTTTCTTCTATGACCAGCATGGTGGAGAGGTGATCGGTGTCCTCTGGAAGCCCACCAGCTTCCAGCCCCAGCCCTTCAAG GCCTCCAGCACAAAGGGGCGTGTGATGGTGTCTCAGGGTGGGGAGCCGATGATGGTGCCCAATGTAGAAGCGATCCTGGAGGACTTTGCCGTGCTGGGCGAAGGCCTGGTGCGAGCTGTGGAGGCCCGAAGTGAGAGGTGGACTGTGTGA
- the NOL6 gene encoding nucleolar protein 6 isoform X1, whose amino-acid sequence MGPAPVGAQLRLAAGKTEVMEPALEGTCEEEKTACSRKRIMAGLPVEGLLQPVKLSRAELYKEPTNEELNRLRETEILFHSSLLRLQIEELLKEVRLSEKKKERIDAFLREVNQRILRVPSTPETELIDQVWLPADIRVPLHQVPFTVKGCFHFLPPANITIVGSYLLGTCIRPDINVDVALTIPKEILQDKDGLNQRYFRKRALYLAHLAHHLAQDPLFGSVRFSYTNGCHLKPLLLLRPHGKSEHLVTVRLHPCPPPDFFRPCRLLPTKNNVRSAWYRGQGLPGDGSPEPPTPRYNSWVLQDTALESHMQLLSSVLGSAPGLKDGVALLKVWLRQRELDKGLGGFSGFLVSMLVAFLMSTRKIHTSMSGYQVLRSVLQFLATTDLTVNGISLCPRSDPSLPALADFHQAFPVVFLDSSGHLNLCADVTAATYHQVQHEARLSMALLDSKADDGFQLLLMTPKPMIRAFDHILHLRPLSRLQAACHRLKLWPELQDLGGDYVSAALGPLTTLLEQGLGSRLHLLAHSRPPVPEWKISQDPPKHKDSGVLTLGLLLWPEGLTSVLEMGPEADQPKAADFRQFWGSRSELRRFQDGAIREAVVWEAASMAQKRLIPHQVVTHLLALHADIPDTCVHYVGGLLEALIQGPKETSGTGEEALAVAVRCYDDLSHQLWGLEGLPLTVSAVQGAHPVLRYTEVFPPTPIRPAYSFYERLRDRASLLPRPDKPCPAYVEPMTVVCHLEGSGQWPQDAEAVRRVRAAFQLRLAELLSQQHGLQCRATALYTDVLKDGFVFRVRVAYQREPQILREMQSPEGLISLRDTPASLRLERDTRQLPLLTSALHGLQQQHPAFSGVARLAKRWVHAQLLGEGFTDESLDLVAASLFLHPEPFTPPSSPQVGFLRFLFLVSTFDWKNNPLIVNLNNELTGEEQVEIRSGFLAARTQLPVMVIVTPQDQKNSVWTQDGPSAQILQRLIVLAAEALPILEKQLMDPRGPGDIRTVFRPPLDIYDVLIRLAPRHIPRHRQAVDSPAASFCRGLLREPGPSPLMPVLAYDPPKLYLAQLREAFGDLALFFYDQHGGEVIGVLWKPTSFQPQPFKASSTKGRVMVSQGGEPMMVPNVEAILEDFAVLGEGLVRAVEARSERWTV is encoded by the exons ATGGGGCCGGCTCCTGTCGGAGCGCAGCTGCGCCTAGCAGCTGGGAAGACAGAG GTGATGGAGCCAGCTCTAGAAGGCACATGTGAGGAGGAAAAGACGGCATGTTCAAGGAAGCGAATAATGGCTGGACTTCCAGTGGAGGGCCTCCTGCAGCCTGTGAAGCTCAGCCGGGCAGAATTGTACAAGGAGCCTACCAATGAGGAGCTGAATCGCCTTCGGGAGACTGAGATCCTCTTCCATTCGAGCCTGCTTCGTTTACAG ATAGAGGAGCTACTGAAGGAAGTGAGGctgtcagaaaagaaaaaggagcgGATTGATGCCTTTCTAAGGGAGGTCAACCAGAGGATCCTGAGGGTACCGTCAACCCCTGAGACAGAG CTGATAGACCAGGTGTGGCTCCCTGCTGACATTCGAGTCCCCCTCCACCAAGTGCCCTTTACTGTGAAGGGCTGTTTCCACTTCCTGCCCCCAGCCAATATCACCATTGTAGGCAGCTACCTTCTGGGTACCTGCATCCGGCCGGACATCAATGTGGATGTGGCATTGACTATACCCAAG GAGATCCTACAAGATAAGGATGGGCTGAACCAGCGCTACTTCCGCAAACGTGCCCTCTACCTGGCCCACTTGGCTCACCACCTGGCCCAGGACCCCCTCTTTGGCAGCGTTCGCTTTTCCTACACCAATGGCTGCCACCTGAAACCTTTGCTGCTGCTGCGGCCACATG GGAAGAGTGAGCACCTGGTCACCGTACGTCTGCATCCATGTCCTCCACCTGACTTCTTCCGCCCCTGCCGCCTGCTGCCAACCAAGAACAATGTGCGCTCTGCCTGGTACCGAGGGCAGGGCCTTCCAGGGGATG GTAGcccagagccccccaccccccgctacAACTCATGGGTCCTGCAGGACACAGCCCTCGAGTCCCACATGCAGCTGCTGTCATCCGTGCTGGGCTCCGCCCCAGGGCTGAAGGACGGCGTGGCACTCCTGAAGGTCTGGCTGCGGCAGCGGGAGCTGGACAAG GGCCTGGGTGGATTCAGTGGTTTCCTTGTCTCCATGTTGGTTGCCTTCCTCATGTCCACACGCAAGATTCACACCTCCATGAGTGGATACCAGGTCCTGAGAAGCGTCTTGCAGTTTCTGG CCACCACAGATCTGACAGTCAATGGCATCAGTTTATGTCCCCGCTCAGATCCCTCTTTG CCGGCCCTGGCTGACTTCCACCAGGCTTTCCCTGTTGTCTTCCTGGATTCCTCAGGCCATCTCAACCTTTGTGCTGATGTCACGGCCGCCACTTACCATCAG GTGCAGCATGAAGCACGGCTGTCCATGGCATTGCTGGACAGCAAAGCTGATGATGGGTTCCAGCTGCTGTTGATGACTCCCAAACCCATGATCCGGGCTTTCGACCATATCCTGCA TCTTCGCCCACTGAGCCGCCTGCAGGCAGCATGTCACCGGCTGAAGCTGTGGCCAGAATTGCAGGACCTCGGTGGTGACTATGTCTCAGCTGCTTTGGGCCCACTAACCACCCTGCTGGAGCAGGGCCTGGGGTCCCGACTGCACCTTCTGGCCCACTCTCGGCCCCCAGTTCCAGAG TGGAAAATCAGCCAGGATCCGCCAAAGCACAAAGACTCCGGGGTTCTGACCCTGGGACTGCTCCTCTGGCCTGAGGGCCTGACCAGTGTCCTGGAGATGGGTCCTGAGGCCGACCAGCCCAAG GCTGCCGACTTCCGCCAGTTCTGGGGATCCCGCTCAGAGCTCCGGCGTTTCCAGGATGGAGCCATTCGGGAAGCTGTGGTCTGGGAGGCAGCTTCTATGGCCCAGAAGCGCCTTATTCCCCACCAGGTGGTCACCCACCTCCTGGCACT CCACGCTGACATCCCGGACACCTGTGTTCACTACGTGGGGGGCCTCCTGGAGGCATTGATCCAAGGCCCGAAGGAG actTCTGGCACAGGTGAGGAGGCCTTAGCAGTGGCAGTGCGTTGCTACGACGACCTGAGCCACCAGCTGTGGGGGCTGGAGGGTCTTCCACTGACCGTATCTGCCGTGCAGGGAGCTCACCCAGTGCTGCGCTACACAGAG GTTTTCCCACCAACCCCCATCCGGCCAGCCTACTCCTTCTACGAGCGCCTGCGAGATCGGGCCTCACTGTTGCCCCGGCCTGACAAGCCCTGCCCAGCCTATGTGGAGCCCATGACAG TGGTATGTCACCTGGAGGGCAGTGGTCAGTGGCCGCAGGATGCTGAGGCCGTGCGGCGGGTCCGAGCCGCCTTCCAGCTGCGCCTGGCAGAGCTGCTGTCACAGCAGCATGGGCTGCAGTGCCGTGCCACGGCCTTGTACACTGATGTCCTCAAG GATGGGTTCGTGTTCCGGGTACGTGTGGCTTATCAACGGGAGCCGCAGATCCTAAGGGAGATGCAGAGCCCTGAGGGGTTGATCTCACTGAGGGACACTCCTGCCTCCCTCCGCCTTGAGAGGGACACGAGGCAGTTGCCCCTGCTCACCAGCGCCCTGCATGG ACTCCAGCAGCAGCACCCAGCCTTCTCAGGTGTGGCTCGACTGGCCAAGCGGTGGGTACATGCCCAGCTTCTGGGTGAGGGGTTCACCGACGAGAGCTTGGACTTGGTGGCTGCTTCCCTGTTCCTGCACCCTGAGCCCTTCACCCCTCCCAG CTCCCCCCAGGTTGGCTTCCTTCGATTTCTCTTCCTGGTGTCAACCTTCGATTGGAAGAACAACCCCCTCATTGTCAACCTCAACAATGAGCTTACTG GAGAGGAGCAGGTGGAGATCCGCAGTGGCTTCCTCGCAGCGCGGACGCAGCTCCCTGTCATGGTCATTGTTACCCCCCAGGACCAAAAAAACTCTGTGTGGACACAGGATGGACCCTCAGCCCAG ATCCTGCAGCGGCTCATCGTCCTGGCAGCTGAAGCCCTGCCCATCCTAGAGAAGCAGCTAATGGATCCCCGGGGCCCTGGGGACATCAGG ACAGTGTTTCGGCCGCCCTTGGACATATATGATGTGCTGATCCGTCTGGCTCCCCGCCACATACCCCGGCACCGCCAGGCCGTGGACTCGCCGGCTGCCTCCTTCTGCCGTGGTCTGCTCCGTGAGCCTGGGCCCTCGCCCCTGATGCCTGTGCTGGCCTACGATCCTCCCAAGCTCTATCTGGCGCAGCTTAGG gaggcctTTGGGGATCTGGCCCTTTTCTTCTATGACCAGCATGGTGGAGAGGTGATCGGTGTCCTCTGGAAGCCCACCAGCTTCCAGCCCCAGCCCTTCAAG GCCTCCAGCACAAAGGGGCGTGTGATGGTGTCTCAGGGTGGGGAGCCGATGATGGTGCCCAATGTAGAAGCGATCCTGGAGGACTTTGCCGTGCTGGGCGAAGGCCTGGTGCGAGCTGTGGAGGCCCGAAGTGAGAGGTGGACTGTGTGA